One window of Streptomyces sp. NBC_00273 genomic DNA carries:
- a CDS encoding sensor histidine kinase, which translates to MTVNLRTAYAPLLALAGVGCLLAVFLGAPPAWLLIWVGLLLPLLALVARWSPVRSGAVAASLGVTAVAMWPVPLMWGTASWLEACGAAAFWAVPALGALTAGGYLRRQASRMRQAVRDGRRDQQLELARDLHDFVAHDVSAIVVQAQAARFVADQDPEQAVRALERIEAAGLGALASMDRTVHALREAAGARSTSVPGTSELPALVGRFEGGVLEADPAAARELSREADTTAYRVAVEALTNVRRHAPGASVVRVRLHRAAEGIELSVANSAPARGAGGLRGLGLRRSGTGLAGLRGRVEAAGGTLRAGASADGGWRVCAVFPAQGHTLG; encoded by the coding sequence ATGACCGTCAACCTTCGTACCGCGTATGCCCCGTTACTGGCCCTTGCCGGCGTCGGCTGCCTCCTCGCGGTGTTCCTGGGAGCGCCCCCGGCGTGGTTGCTGATCTGGGTGGGGCTGCTGCTGCCGCTGCTGGCTCTGGTGGCCCGCTGGTCCCCGGTGCGTTCGGGGGCCGTCGCGGCCTCGCTGGGCGTGACGGCCGTCGCGATGTGGCCGGTACCGCTGATGTGGGGGACGGCGTCGTGGCTGGAGGCCTGCGGGGCTGCGGCGTTCTGGGCGGTGCCCGCGCTCGGGGCCCTGACGGCCGGGGGATATCTGCGCCGTCAGGCGAGCCGGATGCGCCAAGCCGTCCGGGACGGCCGGCGCGACCAGCAGCTGGAACTGGCCCGGGATCTGCACGACTTCGTGGCGCACGACGTGAGCGCCATCGTGGTGCAGGCCCAGGCGGCCAGGTTCGTGGCGGACCAGGACCCCGAGCAGGCGGTCCGCGCGCTGGAACGCATCGAGGCGGCGGGGCTCGGTGCGCTCGCCTCGATGGACCGGACGGTGCACGCGTTGCGGGAGGCAGCCGGTGCGCGGTCCACCTCGGTCCCGGGAACCTCGGAACTTCCGGCCCTGGTGGGTCGGTTCGAGGGCGGGGTGCTGGAGGCCGATCCGGCGGCGGCCCGAGAGTTGTCACGGGAAGCGGACACCACCGCCTACCGGGTGGCCGTGGAAGCCTTGACGAACGTACGCCGACACGCGCCCGGGGCGTCGGTCGTACGGGTGCGCCTGCACCGGGCCGCGGAGGGGATCGAGCTGAGCGTGGCCAACTCCGCGCCGGCCCGGGGCGCGGGCGGGCTGCGGGGACTGGGGCTGCGTCGGAGCGGAACCGGGCTGGCGGGTCTGCGCGGCAGGGTGGAGGCGGCGGGCGGGACACTGCGGGCCGGCGCGAGCGCCGACGGAGGGTGGCGGGTTTGCGCCGTCTTCCCGGCGCAGGGACACACCCTCGGGTGA
- a CDS encoding ABC transporter ATP-binding protein, whose translation MTVIATESLSKRYPRVTALDRLSLDIGPGVTGLVGANGAGKSTLIKILLGLSPATEGSAAVLGLDVHTHGSAIRERVGYMPEHDCLPPDVSATEFVVHMARMSGLPPTAARERTADTLRHVGLYEERYRPIGGYSTGMKQRVKLAQALVHDPQLVLLDEPTNGLDPVGRDEMLGLIRRIYTDFGISVLVTSHLLGELERTCDHVVVVDGGKLLRSSSTSDFTQITTTLAVEVTDSDAHPDGTAALRKALTEAGVTLHVGEEQGLPGAGHILLVEATGEQTYDIVRDTVADLGIGLVRMEQRRHHIAEVFRDNEQPSPTVQQKGAGSDGA comes from the coding sequence GTGACTGTCATTGCGACCGAAAGCCTGAGCAAGCGGTACCCCCGAGTGACCGCCCTCGACCGGCTCTCCCTGGACATCGGGCCTGGTGTGACCGGCCTCGTGGGTGCCAATGGAGCCGGCAAGTCCACGCTGATCAAGATCTTGCTGGGACTGTCCCCCGCCACCGAGGGCAGCGCCGCCGTGCTCGGCCTCGACGTCCACACGCATGGCAGCGCCATCCGTGAACGCGTCGGCTACATGCCCGAGCACGACTGCCTGCCACCCGACGTCTCGGCCACCGAGTTCGTCGTCCACATGGCGCGCATGTCCGGGCTACCGCCGACCGCGGCCCGCGAGCGCACCGCCGACACCCTGCGCCACGTCGGGCTGTACGAGGAGCGCTACCGTCCCATCGGCGGCTACTCCACCGGCATGAAGCAGCGCGTCAAGCTCGCCCAGGCCCTCGTCCACGACCCCCAGCTGGTCCTCCTCGACGAGCCGACCAACGGCCTGGACCCGGTCGGCCGCGACGAGATGCTCGGCCTGATCCGCCGGATCTACACCGACTTCGGCATCTCCGTCCTGGTCACCTCCCACCTCCTCGGTGAGCTGGAGCGGACCTGCGACCACGTGGTCGTCGTCGACGGCGGCAAGCTGTTGCGCTCCAGCTCCACCAGCGACTTCACCCAGATCACCACGACCCTCGCGGTCGAGGTCACCGACTCCGACGCCCACCCGGACGGCACCGCCGCCCTGCGCAAGGCGCTCACCGAAGCCGGCGTCACCCTGCACGTCGGAGAGGAGCAGGGCCTGCCCGGAGCCGGCCACATCCTCCTCGTCGAGGCCACCGGCGAGCAGACGTACGACATCGTCCGCGACACCGTCGCCGACCTGGGCATCGGCCTGGTCCGCATGGAGCAGCGCCGTCACCACATCGCGGAGGTCTTCCGCGACAACGAGCAGCCCTCGCCCACCGTCCAGCAGAAGGGAGCCGGTTCCGATGGCGCCTGA
- a CDS encoding M24 family metallopeptidase, which yields MAGDTKQRTARRSADLSGFREVQRLSYECAEAVAAQLRPGVTEREAARMQREWLRERGVRDWFHLPFAWFGDRTAFANFRIPLQFFPTNRKLEPGMPFILDMAPVYKGYAADIGYSGSLGLNPVQDRLMSDLQAHRVLILEQVREGRSLREIYENVERLMTRQGYANRHRAYPFGVIAHKIDRVKERRWSPTAFGFGTQSLKGLASDALHGHREGWSPLWSPYRFSDHPPQPGLWAVEPHLGFRGTGAKFEEILVVTDSRDPEESAFWLDDDLPHVRRWAEEKAA from the coding sequence ATGGCTGGGGACACCAAGCAACGCACCGCGCGACGCTCCGCCGACCTGAGCGGCTTCAGAGAGGTGCAGCGACTCTCGTACGAGTGCGCCGAGGCCGTCGCGGCCCAGCTGCGTCCCGGGGTGACCGAGCGCGAGGCCGCGCGGATGCAACGCGAATGGCTGCGGGAGCGCGGGGTACGGGACTGGTTCCACCTGCCCTTCGCCTGGTTCGGGGACCGCACCGCCTTCGCGAACTTCAGGATCCCGCTGCAGTTCTTCCCCACCAACCGGAAGCTGGAGCCGGGGATGCCTTTCATCCTCGACATGGCGCCGGTCTACAAGGGGTACGCGGCGGACATCGGCTATTCGGGCAGCCTCGGGCTCAATCCGGTGCAGGACCGGCTCATGTCCGATCTCCAGGCGCACCGCGTGCTGATCCTGGAGCAGGTGCGCGAGGGCCGCTCCCTGCGCGAGATCTACGAGAACGTCGAACGGCTGATGACCCGGCAGGGGTACGCCAACCGGCACCGGGCCTATCCCTTCGGGGTGATCGCGCACAAGATCGACCGGGTCAAGGAGCGGCGCTGGTCGCCGACCGCCTTCGGCTTCGGCACCCAGTCCCTCAAGGGGCTGGCGAGTGACGCCCTGCACGGCCACCGTGAGGGCTGGTCCCCGCTGTGGAGTCCGTACCGCTTTTCCGACCATCCGCCGCAGCCCGGCTTGTGGGCGGTGGAACCCCACCTCGGATTCCGGGGTACAGGCGCGAAGTTCGAGGAGATCCTGGTCGTCACCGACTCCCGGGACCCCGAGGAAAGCGCGTTCTGGCTGGACGACGATCTGCCGCACGTGCGGCGCTGGGCCGAGGAGAAGGCAGCATGA
- a CDS encoding ABC transporter ATP-binding protein → MTTIDIDHTSRWFGNVVAVNDVTMSIGPGVTGLLGPNGAGKSTLINMMGGFLAPSTGTVTLDGAPIWQNEQVYKQIGVVPEREAMYDFLTGREFVVANAELHGLDDAAAQRALATVEMEYAQDRKISTYSKGMRQRVKMASALVHEPSVLLLDEPFNGMDPRQRMQLMDLLRRMGDEGRTVLFSSHILEEVEQLASHIEVVVAGRHAASGDFRKIRRLMTDRPHRYLIRSSDDRVLAAALIADPSTAGIEVDLKEGALRIQAVDFGRFTELLPRVARKHGIRLLTVSPSDESLESVFSYLVTA, encoded by the coding sequence GTGACCACCATCGACATCGACCACACCTCCCGCTGGTTCGGGAACGTCGTCGCCGTCAACGACGTGACCATGAGCATCGGCCCCGGCGTCACCGGGCTGCTGGGTCCCAACGGCGCCGGGAAGTCCACCCTCATCAACATGATGGGCGGCTTCCTCGCTCCCTCCACGGGCACCGTCACCCTCGACGGCGCACCGATCTGGCAGAACGAGCAGGTCTACAAGCAGATCGGCGTCGTGCCCGAGCGCGAGGCCATGTACGACTTCCTCACCGGCCGGGAGTTCGTCGTCGCCAACGCCGAACTCCACGGCCTCGACGACGCCGCGGCCCAGCGGGCGCTCGCCACCGTCGAGATGGAGTACGCGCAGGACCGCAAGATCTCCACGTACTCCAAGGGCATGCGCCAGCGCGTGAAGATGGCCTCGGCCCTCGTCCACGAGCCGTCCGTGCTCCTCCTCGACGAGCCGTTCAACGGCATGGACCCGCGCCAGCGCATGCAGCTCATGGACTTGCTGCGGCGCATGGGCGACGAAGGACGCACCGTCCTGTTCTCCTCCCACATCCTGGAGGAGGTCGAGCAGCTCGCCTCGCACATCGAGGTGGTCGTGGCCGGCCGGCACGCCGCTTCCGGCGACTTCCGCAAGATCCGCCGCCTGATGACGGACCGCCCGCACCGCTACCTGATCCGTTCCTCCGATGACCGGGTCCTCGCCGCGGCCCTGATCGCCGACCCCTCCACCGCCGGCATCGAGGTCGACCTCAAGGAAGGCGCGCTGCGCATCCAGGCCGTCGACTTCGGCCGCTTCACCGAGCTGCTGCCCCGCGTGGCCCGGAAACACGGCATCCGGCTGCTGACGGTCTCGCCCTCCGACGAATCCCTCGAGTCGGTCTTCTCCTACCTCGTCACGGCCTGA
- a CDS encoding ABC transporter permease yields the protein MAPDTSTQIHNIGYRSYDGPRLGRAYARKSLFSQSLRGAYGLGRSAKSKVLPMILFAVMCVPALIIVAVAIAVPNSTDLPIKYTTYALTTQVIIGLFLASQAPQSVSRDLRFKTVPLYFSRPIERVDYVVAKYAAMASALFILTATPLLIMWIGSLLAKFDFADQTKGFGQGLVSVLLLSLLFAGLGLVMAALTPRRGFGVAAIIAVLLIPFGAVTAVQGIASSTGNTGAIEWMGLFSPITLIDGVQTAFLGATSAFPGGEGPSAGVGVVYLIVALGLIAGSYAALMARYRKAGL from the coding sequence ATGGCGCCTGACACCTCGACCCAGATCCACAACATCGGCTACCGGTCCTACGACGGACCCCGGCTCGGCCGCGCCTACGCCCGCAAGTCGCTGTTCTCGCAGTCCCTGCGCGGCGCCTACGGACTCGGCCGCTCCGCCAAGTCCAAGGTCCTCCCGATGATCCTCTTCGCGGTGATGTGCGTGCCCGCGCTGATCATCGTCGCGGTCGCCATCGCGGTGCCCAACTCCACCGACCTGCCGATCAAGTACACGACGTACGCCCTGACCACGCAGGTGATCATCGGCCTCTTCCTCGCGTCCCAAGCGCCGCAGTCGGTCTCGCGCGACCTGCGCTTCAAGACGGTGCCGCTCTACTTCTCGCGGCCCATCGAACGCGTCGACTACGTCGTGGCCAAGTACGCGGCCATGGCCTCGGCCCTGTTCATCCTCACCGCGACGCCGCTGCTGATCATGTGGATCGGCTCGCTCCTCGCGAAGTTCGACTTCGCCGACCAGACCAAGGGATTCGGGCAGGGGCTCGTGTCGGTTCTGCTGCTGTCGCTGCTCTTCGCGGGCCTCGGCCTGGTCATGGCCGCGCTCACCCCGCGCCGCGGGTTCGGCGTCGCCGCGATCATCGCGGTGCTCCTGATCCCGTTCGGCGCGGTGACCGCGGTCCAGGGGATCGCCTCCAGCACCGGGAACACCGGAGCCATCGAGTGGATGGGCCTGTTCTCCCCGATCACCCTCATCGACGGCGTACAGACCGCCTTCCTGGGCGCGACCTCCGCCTTCCCCGGCGGCGAGGGCCCCTCGGCCGGCGTCGGCGTCGTCTACCTGATCGTCGCCCTCGGCCTCATCGCCGGCTCCTACGCCGCCCTGATGGCCCGCTACCGGAAGGCCGGGCTGTGA
- a CDS encoding HAD family hydrolase gives MSPAPFPYKLVATDLDGTLLRGDDTVSERTREALVAATAAGAAHIIVTGRAVPWTRHVLDDLGYKGIAVCGQGAQVYDAGAHRLLTSVTLDRQLAGLALSKLEAEIGPLALAASRDGVDGEVLFGPGYQVQEGLPALYLEDAKALWAAPLNKLYIQHPELDDDALVKVARETVGSLVDIVMAGPGIVEILPLGLTKATGLSLAARRLGVKAAETIAFGDMPNDIPMFGWAAHGVAMANAHAELKAVADEVTTSNEEDGIAVVLERLLGAA, from the coding sequence GTGAGCCCGGCCCCGTTCCCGTACAAGCTCGTCGCGACCGATCTCGACGGCACGCTGCTGCGTGGCGACGACACCGTCTCGGAACGCACCCGTGAAGCGCTCGTCGCGGCCACCGCGGCGGGCGCGGCACACATCATCGTCACCGGTCGCGCCGTGCCCTGGACACGGCACGTACTGGACGATCTCGGCTACAAGGGGATCGCGGTCTGCGGGCAGGGCGCGCAGGTCTACGACGCGGGTGCGCACCGTCTGCTGACCTCGGTGACGCTGGACCGGCAGCTGGCCGGTCTGGCGCTGTCGAAGCTGGAGGCCGAGATCGGCCCGCTGGCCCTGGCGGCCAGCCGGGACGGGGTGGACGGCGAAGTCCTGTTCGGGCCCGGGTACCAGGTGCAGGAAGGCCTCCCGGCCCTCTACCTGGAGGACGCCAAGGCGCTCTGGGCGGCCCCGCTGAACAAGCTCTACATCCAGCACCCGGAGCTGGACGACGACGCGCTCGTCAAGGTGGCCCGGGAAACCGTGGGCAGCCTGGTCGACATCGTCATGGCGGGGCCCGGCATCGTCGAGATCCTGCCGCTGGGTCTGACCAAGGCCACGGGCCTGTCGCTGGCCGCGCGGCGGCTGGGAGTGAAGGCGGCGGAGACGATCGCCTTCGGTGACATGCCCAATGACATCCCGATGTTCGGCTGGGCCGCACACGGGGTGGCGATGGCCAATGCCCACGCCGAGCTCAAGGCCGTGGCCGACGAGGTGACGACCTCCAACGAGGAGGACGGCATCGCGGTGGTGCTGGAGCGTCTGCTGGGCGCCGCGTAG
- the serS gene encoding serine--tRNA ligase has product MIDLRLLREDPDRVRASQRARGEDVELVDALLSADERRRSSGMRFDELRNEQRSLGKLIPKASPEERAELLKKAEHLKQDVKAAEAEQNEADEAAKQLLLQLGNIVHEDVPVGGEEDFTVLETHGTIRDFSTEGFEPKDHLELGELLGAIDVERGAKVSGSRFYYLTGVGALLELALVNAAIAQATEAGFIPMLTPALVRPRAMEGTGFLGQAAENVYHLEKDDFYLVGTSEVPLAAYHMDEIIDAEKLPLRYAGFSPCFRREAGTYGKDTRGIFRVHQFDKVEMFSYVAPEDAEAEHQRLLEWEKQWLTSLELPFQVIDVATGDLGSSASRKFDCEAWIPTQGKYRELTSASNCDSFQARRLSIRYRDGKKTQPLSTLNGTLCAVPRTIVAILENHQQADGSVRVPQVLRPYLGGREVLEPITK; this is encoded by the coding sequence GTGATTGACCTCCGGCTGCTCCGTGAAGACCCTGACCGTGTCCGCGCCTCGCAGCGCGCCCGTGGAGAGGACGTCGAACTCGTCGACGCGCTGCTCTCCGCCGACGAGCGCCGCAGGTCCTCCGGCATGCGCTTCGACGAACTGCGCAATGAGCAAAGGTCCCTCGGCAAGCTCATCCCCAAGGCCTCTCCCGAAGAGCGGGCCGAACTGCTGAAGAAGGCCGAGCACCTCAAGCAGGACGTCAAGGCGGCCGAGGCCGAGCAGAACGAGGCCGACGAAGCCGCCAAGCAGCTTCTCCTCCAGCTCGGCAACATCGTCCACGAGGACGTCCCGGTCGGCGGCGAAGAGGACTTCACCGTCCTGGAAACGCACGGCACCATCCGAGACTTCTCCACCGAGGGCTTCGAGCCCAAGGACCACCTGGAGCTCGGCGAACTGCTGGGCGCCATCGACGTCGAGCGCGGTGCCAAGGTCTCCGGCTCGCGCTTCTACTACCTGACCGGTGTGGGCGCCCTGCTGGAGCTGGCGCTGGTCAACGCGGCCATCGCCCAGGCCACCGAGGCCGGCTTCATCCCGATGCTGACCCCGGCGCTGGTCCGCCCGCGCGCCATGGAGGGCACCGGCTTCCTCGGCCAGGCCGCCGAGAACGTCTACCACCTGGAGAAGGACGACTTCTACCTGGTCGGCACCTCCGAGGTCCCCCTCGCCGCGTACCACATGGACGAGATCATCGACGCCGAGAAGCTGCCGCTGCGGTACGCCGGCTTCTCCCCGTGCTTCCGCCGCGAAGCCGGTACGTACGGCAAGGACACCCGCGGCATCTTCCGCGTCCACCAGTTCGACAAGGTCGAGATGTTCTCGTACGTCGCGCCGGAGGACGCCGAGGCCGAGCACCAGCGGCTCCTGGAATGGGAGAAGCAGTGGCTGACCAGCCTGGAGCTGCCGTTCCAGGTGATCGACGTCGCCACCGGTGACCTGGGATCCTCCGCCTCGCGCAAGTTCGACTGCGAGGCGTGGATCCCCACCCAGGGCAAGTACCGCGAGCTGACCTCCGCCTCGAACTGCGACAGCTTCCAGGCCCGCCGCCTGTCGATCCGCTACCGCGACGGCAAGAAGACGCAGCCGCTGTCGACGCTGAACGGCACGCTGTGCGCCGTACCGCGCACGATCGTCGCGATCCTCGAGAACCACCAGCAGGCCGATGGTTCGGTTCGGGTGCCCCAGGTGCTCCGTCCCTACCTCGGCGGCCGCGAGGTCCTGGAGCCGATCACCAAGTGA
- a CDS encoding ABC transporter permease codes for MYEPTVARLTYRALLGRRRALILFALPALLIVIALVVRTFVGADDKVAADLLGGFALATMVPLIGVIAGTGAIGPEIDDGSIVYLLAKPVKRPTIIMTKLIVAIAVTMVFSAIPTLIAGFILNGNGQQIAVAYTIAALVASIAYSALFLLLGTVSRHAVVFGLVYALIWESLFGSLVSGAKTLSVQQWALSVAEKVAGDGYVDATVGLPTAVILLCAVTVCATVYAGQKLRRLTLAGEE; via the coding sequence ATGTACGAACCCACCGTTGCCCGGCTCACCTACCGGGCCCTGCTCGGCCGGCGCCGCGCGCTGATCCTCTTCGCCCTGCCGGCCCTGCTGATCGTCATCGCCCTCGTCGTCCGTACCTTCGTCGGCGCAGACGACAAGGTCGCGGCCGACCTCCTCGGGGGTTTCGCCCTCGCCACCATGGTTCCGCTGATCGGTGTCATCGCCGGCACCGGAGCCATCGGTCCCGAGATCGACGACGGCTCCATCGTCTACCTGCTCGCCAAGCCGGTGAAGCGTCCGACGATCATCATGACCAAGCTGATCGTGGCGATCGCCGTCACGATGGTCTTCTCCGCGATCCCCACTCTGATCGCCGGATTCATCCTCAACGGCAACGGCCAGCAGATCGCCGTCGCCTACACGATCGCCGCCCTCGTGGCCTCGATCGCCTACAGCGCGCTGTTCCTGCTGCTCGGTACCGTCAGCCGGCACGCGGTCGTCTTCGGCCTGGTCTACGCCCTGATCTGGGAGTCGCTCTTCGGCAGCCTGGTCTCCGGAGCCAAGACCCTCAGCGTCCAGCAGTGGGCGCTGTCCGTCGCCGAGAAGGTCGCCGGGGACGGGTACGTCGACGCCACCGTCGGCCTTCCCACCGCCGTGATCCTGCTCTGCGCGGTCACCGTCTGCGCCACCGTCTACGCGGGCCAGAAGCTGCGCCGCCTCACCCTGGCGGGCGAGGAGTAG
- the pheA gene encoding prephenate dehydratase, which yields MSATRFTYLGPEGTFTEAALRTLPEAATRELVPMVSVPAALDAVRNGEAAAALVPIENSVEGGVTATLDELASGEPLMIYREVLLPITFALLVRPGTALSDVKTVTGHPVAQPQVRNWLRANLPDAVWESAASNADGARLVQEGRFDAAFAGEFAAATYGLVPLVTEIHDAENAETRFVLVGRPARPAAPTGADKTSVVLWLGDDHPGALLELLQEFAVRGVNLMLIQSRPTGQGIGNYCFAVDAEGHISDRRVSEALMGLKRTCPQVRFLGSYPRAGVAQSDVRAPRPGTSDGDFTAASDWLGRCLDGRA from the coding sequence ATGTCAGCCACCCGCTTCACGTATCTCGGTCCCGAGGGCACCTTCACCGAGGCCGCCCTGCGCACCCTGCCGGAAGCCGCGACCCGGGAACTCGTCCCGATGGTGTCGGTCCCGGCCGCCCTGGACGCCGTGCGCAACGGTGAGGCGGCCGCTGCCCTCGTCCCGATCGAGAACTCCGTGGAAGGCGGGGTGACCGCCACCCTCGACGAGCTGGCCTCGGGCGAACCACTGATGATCTACCGCGAGGTGCTGCTCCCCATCACCTTCGCACTGCTCGTACGACCCGGAACCGCCCTGTCGGACGTCAAGACCGTCACCGGGCATCCGGTCGCCCAGCCGCAGGTACGCAACTGGCTGCGGGCGAACCTGCCCGACGCGGTGTGGGAGTCGGCCGCCTCGAACGCCGACGGCGCCCGGCTGGTCCAGGAGGGCCGCTTCGACGCCGCCTTCGCGGGCGAGTTCGCCGCCGCCACCTACGGGCTCGTCCCGCTGGTGACCGAGATCCACGATGCGGAGAACGCCGAGACCCGGTTCGTGCTGGTGGGTCGCCCGGCCCGGCCGGCCGCGCCGACCGGCGCGGACAAGACCTCCGTCGTGCTGTGGCTCGGCGACGACCACCCCGGTGCGCTGCTGGAGCTCCTCCAGGAGTTCGCGGTCCGGGGGGTGAACCTGATGCTGATCCAGTCCCGTCCGACCGGACAGGGCATCGGCAACTACTGCTTCGCCGTCGACGCCGAGGGCCACATCTCCGACCGGCGGGTCAGCGAGGCGCTCATGGGCCTCAAGCGGACCTGCCCCCAAGTCCGCTTCCTCGGGTCCTACCCGCGGGCCGGTGTCGCTCAGAGTGATGTCCGGGCTCCTCGGCCCGGGACCTCCGACGGTGACTTCACGGCCGCCTCCGACTGGCTGGGGCGTTGCCTCGACGGGCGTGCGTAG
- a CDS encoding rhomboid-like protein, protein MVAHTEPEPSRPLRSWIRSSPGTHIWLLIIAVTSIIVAIAPDQVDSVLLHRNSSNINQLVKYPVRALVSSAFWIANPTSLALYAVLFELFHAPVERWLGTLRWLLIVATAHVVATLVSQKILLTAIQDHRAPRSMTHVVDIGVSYGLAASIGVLTYRLPGPWRWLYLAGAVTFFGMPLVTGGTFTDLGHAIALSVGLLAWPLTRNVVSRET, encoded by the coding sequence ATGGTCGCGCACACCGAGCCGGAGCCGTCCAGGCCACTGCGGTCCTGGATACGTTCCTCGCCCGGAACGCACATCTGGCTGCTGATCATTGCCGTCACCAGCATCATCGTCGCGATCGCACCCGACCAGGTCGACAGCGTCCTCCTCCACCGCAACAGCAGCAACATCAACCAGCTCGTCAAATACCCGGTCCGGGCACTCGTCAGCAGTGCCTTCTGGATCGCGAACCCGACCTCTCTCGCCCTCTACGCCGTGCTCTTCGAGCTGTTCCACGCCCCCGTCGAGCGCTGGCTCGGCACCCTGCGCTGGCTCCTGATCGTCGCGACCGCCCACGTCGTCGCCACCCTGGTCAGCCAGAAGATCCTCCTGACGGCCATCCAGGACCATCGTGCCCCGCGCAGCATGACCCACGTTGTCGATATCGGCGTCAGCTATGGGCTCGCGGCCTCCATCGGTGTGCTCACCTACCGGCTCCCCGGCCCCTGGCGATGGCTCTACTTGGCCGGAGCGGTCACTTTCTTCGGGATGCCGTTGGTCACCGGTGGCACCTTCACGGACCTCGGCCACGCCATCGCGCTCTCCGTCGGCCTGCTCGCCTGGCCGCTCACCCGCAACGTTGTTTCACGTGAAACATGA
- a CDS encoding response regulator transcription factor — translation MTTRILIADDQEDIRSGFRLILDSQPDMTVVGEAADGESAVALARELRPDVVLADIRMPRLDGLEVTRLLAPQTRVVVVTTFDLDEYVHTALRNGACGFLLKRSGPALLIEGVRAAMAGDTLISPQITVRLLSRLTQEGPVARPAAHPLTEREVDIVRLVARGLTNAEIGAELFISAGTAKTHIANVQAKLGARNRVGIAAWAWEHGIAKAEPEAEAD, via the coding sequence GTGACCACACGCATCCTGATAGCCGACGACCAAGAGGACATCCGCAGCGGTTTCCGGCTGATCCTCGATTCACAGCCGGACATGACCGTGGTGGGGGAGGCCGCGGACGGGGAGAGCGCGGTGGCGCTGGCGAGAGAACTGCGGCCTGATGTGGTGCTGGCGGACATCCGGATGCCTCGGCTCGACGGGCTGGAGGTGACCCGGCTGCTGGCGCCGCAGACGCGGGTGGTGGTGGTGACCACCTTCGACCTGGACGAGTACGTGCACACCGCGCTGCGCAACGGCGCCTGCGGCTTCCTGCTGAAGCGGTCCGGGCCGGCGCTGCTGATCGAGGGGGTGCGGGCGGCAATGGCGGGGGACACGCTGATCAGTCCGCAGATCACGGTGCGGCTACTGAGCCGGCTGACGCAGGAGGGCCCGGTCGCCCGGCCCGCGGCGCATCCGCTGACGGAGCGGGAGGTGGACATCGTGCGCCTGGTGGCGCGGGGGCTCACCAACGCCGAGATCGGCGCAGAACTGTTCATCAGCGCGGGAACGGCAAAGACCCACATCGCGAACGTTCAGGCCAAGCTGGGGGCCCGCAACCGAGTGGGAATCGCCGCCTGGGCCTGGGAGCACGGCATCGCCAAAGCGGAGCCGGAGGCAGAGGCCGACTAG